Proteins found in one Colius striatus isolate bColStr4 unplaced genomic scaffold, bColStr4.1.hap1 scaffold_35, whole genome shotgun sequence genomic segment:
- the LOC133629276 gene encoding early activation antigen CD69-like, giving the protein MFTAISQCEDGSGGKSAAKPGLKKAQGTAWQRVRDWAFQCAVGHGEEKFICSKDGNVEDALNAQDKGASPQPEVSGDTPKRSCRGVVGKFCELHPVCALVLAVLLALSLALSVALAVQSAGSRAAGAALPAAPGLGCAYGWVGYRDMCYYVSLNISSWNGSQAQCSRHGASLVMLQEEWEMEFLQRLKGRWDYWVGVRRQGEHLERVDGSNFTFRVSLQGVDPCLILIHGHLRGASCSDLYPYICSKPQALMGTTEEKS; this is encoded by the exons ATGTTCACAGCAATCTCCCAGTGTGAAGATGGCAGTGGTGGTAAAAGTGCTGCCAAGCCTGGTTTGAAAAAGGCACAAGGCACTGCTTGGCAGAGAGTAAGAGATTGGGCTTTTCAGTGTGCCGTGGGACATGGGGAGGAGAAGTTCATCTGCTCCAAGGATGGCAATGTGGAGGATGCCCTGAATGCCCAGGACAAAGGGGCATCCCCCCAGCCTGAGGTGTCAGGGGACACCCCAAaaaggagctgcagaggagTCGTGG GAAAGTTCTGTGAGCTCCACCCAGTGTGTGCCCTGGTGCTGGCTGTGCTCCTGGCTCTCAGCCTGGCTCTGTCGGTGGCTCTGGCTGTGCAATCGG CAGGGAGCCGTGCAGCgggggcagctctgcctgcggccccggggctgggctgtgcctaTGGCTGGGTCGGGTATCGGGACATGTGCTACTACGTCTCGCTGAACATCAGCAGCTGGAACGGGAGCCAAGCACAGTGCTCACGGCACGGGGCATCGCTGGTCATGCTGCAGGAGGAGTGGGAAatg gagTTTCTGCAGCGCCTCAAAGGCCGTTGGGATTActgggtgggtgtgaggagacAGGGTGAGCACCTGGAGAGAGTGGATGGCAGCAACTTCACCTTCAG GGTCTCACTTCAGGGGGTGGATCCTTGTCTGATTCTGATCCATGGGCACCTCAGGGGGGCCAGTTGCTCCGACCTCTACCCCTACATCTGCAGCAAACCCCAAGCTCTGATGGGAACCACTGAAGAGAAGAGTTGA
- the LOC133629277 gene encoding C-type lectin domain family 2 member D-like, with the protein MGHGEEKIICSKDGNVEDALNAQDKGASPQPEVPEDTPKRSCRGVVGKFCELHPVYARALAVLLALILALSVALAVQSAGSRAAGAALPAAPGLGCAYGWVGYRDMCYYVSVEKGNWEWSQLQCWKRRAWLAMLQEEWEMEFLQRLKGDLDCWVGVIRWGEHLERVDGSNFTFKVSLQGEEHCLLLINGHLRGSSCLQKYQYICSKLQAMRGTTEQKRRPPGWAPRASALAQLRAV; encoded by the exons ATGGGACACGGGGAGGAGAAGATCATCTGCTCCAAGGATGGCAATGTGGAGGATGCCCTGAATGCCCAGGACAAAGGGGCAtctccccagcctgaggtgccAGAGGACACCCCAAaaaggagctgcagaggagTCGTGG gCAAGTTCTGTGAGCTCCATCCAGTCTATGCCCGGGCGCTGGCTGTGCTCCTGGCTCTGATCCTGGCTCTGTCGGTGGCTCTGGCTGTACAATCGG CAGGGAGCCGTGCAGCgggggcagctctgcctgcggccccggggctgggctgtgcctaTGGCTGGGTCGGGTACCGGGACATGTGCTACTACGTCTCGGTGGAGAAGGGCAACTGGGAGTGGAGTCAGCTACAGTGCTGGAAGCGCAGGGCCTggctggccatgctgcaggagGAGTGGGAAatg GAGTTTCTGCAGCGCCTCAAAGGTGATCTGGATTGCTGGGTGGGTGTGATAAGATGGGGTGAGCACCTGGAGAGAGTGGATGGCAGCAACTTCACCTTCAA GGTCTCACTTCAGGGAGAAGAACACTGTCTGCTTCTGATCAATGGGCACCTCAGGGGTTCCAGTTGCTTACAGAAATACCAGTACATTTGCAGCAAACTCCAAGCTATGAGAGGAACCACTGAACAGAAGAGAAGACCTCCAGGCTGGGCACCCAGAGCTTCAGCCCTTGCCCAGCTCAGAGCAGTGTAG